A stretch of DNA from Ewingella sp. CoE-038-23:
ATTGCGTACTGATGGTGCTGCTGATTGACGAGCGTCCGGAAGAAGTGACAGAGATGCAGCGTCTGGTTAAAGGCGAAGTGATCGCCTCTACCTTCGATGAGCCAGCCTCTCGCCACGTGCAAGTTGCAGAAATGGTTATTGAGAAGGCGAAGCGCCTGGTTGAGCACAAGAAAGATGTCATCATCTTACTGGACTCCATCACGCGTCTGGCTCGTGCTTACAACACCGTGGTGCCTGCGTCCGGTAAAGTGTTGACGGGTGGTGTGGATGCTAACGCCTTGCACCGTCCAAAGCGCTTCTTCGGTGCGGCACGTAACGTGGAAGAGGGCGGCAGCCTGACTATCATCGCTACGGCGCTGGTGGATACCGGTTCTAAAATGGATGAAGTTATCTACGAAGAATTTAAAGGTACCGGCAACATGGAACTGCATCTCGCGCGTAAAATCGCTGAGAAACGCGTCTTCCCGGCTATCGATTACAACCGTTCTGGTACCCGTAAAGAAGAGTTACTCACCACTTCTGAAGAGCTGCAGAAAATGTGGATCCTGCGCAAAATCATCCATCCAATGGGTGAAATTGACGCGATGGAATTCCTCATTAATAAGCTCGCGATGACCAAAACCAATGATGATTTCTTCGACATGATGAAACGTTCATAATTTGACGTCAATTTGTTGTAAAAGTCAGCTAACGCCACGCTAATCCGTGGCGTTTTTTGTTTATGGCGGCTACGATATGGCAACTTCTGAAAAGAGATACATTTAGGATAAGCGCCGATAGTCTTTCAGCGACTCTTTCTCTACCCTGCCTGGCGATTAGGAAAAGACATATTTATCGGTTAAAGACCCTAATTGTCACCAAAGGATATGACACTAAGGCTATGAGATTTTATGACGTTGGCCATCAGCAGCCTTATCTATTTGCAGAGATCTGTTTACTGTGAACATACTCAATATGAGTACTGAACTCTTCATTATCTTCTTATTTTCTTTAGCCTTTTTATTTGTGGCTCGAAAAGTTGCCAAGAAAGTCGGCTTAGTTGATAAACCTAATTACCGTAAGCAGCACCAAGGTTTGATCCCTCTGGTGGGTGGCATCTCTGTATTTGCCGGGATCTGTTTCACTTTCCTGATCACTGATTACCCTATTGCCCATAGCTCGCTTTATCTCGGATGCGCGGGATTGCTGGTATTTGTCGGTGCAATGGACGATCGCTTTGATATCAGTATTAAAATTCGCGCATTAGTGCAGGCATTGGTCGCGATAGTGATGATGTACTTCGCCGGACTGATTTTGAAGGATTTGGGCCATATTATCGGGCCTTGGGCCATGGTATTGGGGCCGTTTGGCTATCCTATTACGCTATTTGCCGTATGGGCGGCCATTAACGCATTCAACATGGTCGATGGTATTGATGGGCTGCTCGGCGGGTTATCGAGCGTAACCTTCGGCGCAATGGGCATTGTCATGTATAGGAGTGGGCACATGGAGCTGGCTCTGTGGTGCTTCTCCATGATTGCTGCAACATTACCCTATATATTGCTCAATCTCGGCGTTTTCGGCCCAAGGTATAAAGTCTTTATGGGGGATGCCGGCAGTACATTAATCGGTTTCACTGCCATTTGGATTTTGCTGCAAAGCACTCAGGGCGTTGCTGCGCCAATGACCCCGGTAACGGCACTGTGGCTTATTGCTATTCCCCTGATGGATATGATTGCCATTATGTACCGCCGTCTCCGCAAAGGTATGAGCCCTTTCTCGCCGGACAGGCAGCATATCCACCATCTTATAATGCGTGCGGGCTTTAGCCCTCGGCAGGCGTTTGTATTAATTACACTGGCCGCCGCGTTGTTGGCCGCCATTGGCGTAATTGGTGAAAATCTCGGGTTTGTACCTGAATGGTTAATGTTGATACTGTTCCTGCTGGCATTTTTATTTTATGGCTACTGCATTAAACGTGCATGGCGGGTAGCTCGCTTGTTGAAGCGGATTAAAAGACGTCTTCGCCACGCAAAGTGATGTTATCAATCAGTCATTATTTAGAGGTTTGAAAGCTTTGATGAAGTCAGAGACGAAAGTAACCGAGGTTCAATCCATCGATAATGAGCTGGATATTCGTGGCTTATGTTGCGCTCTTTGGAGCGGAAAACTGTGGATTTTAGGTATTGGGCTGCTGTTTGCCGTTATCGCCTTGGGTTCCTCCTATTTAATGAAGCAGGAGTGGAGCTCGACGGCGATCACCGATCGGCCAACGGTTAACAACCTCGCTTCTTATTTTTCTCAGGCGCAGTTCTTACGCAATCTCGATACGCGCAATGCGGTAGCCCCGCTGGGCGTCCAGCCAACGATTTCTGACGACGCCTACAGCGAGTTTGTGATGCAGCTGGCTTCCTACGATACGCGTCGCGATTTCTGGCTGCACAGCCCTTATTACCAGCAGCGTAAAGAGGGCGACGCGCGTGCCGATGCTGCCCTGCTCGATGACATGATTAGCGACATTCAGTTTACCGCAAGAGATGCGCTGAAAGTGCCGAACGACAGCGTGAAACTGACCGCCGAAACCTCCGCTGATGCCAATAAACTGCTGCGTGAATATGTTAATTTCGCCAGCAAACGCGCGGCACAACACCTGTTTGATGAACTGCAAGGCGCATGGGCTGCAAGAACTCAGTCGATGAAAGCGCAGGTTAAACGTCAGGAAGCCGTCGCGCAGTCTATTTTCCAGCGTCAAATGAACAATACCCAGCAAGCATTGAAGATAGCCCAACAGCAGAACATTAGCAGCAGCCGGACGGACACCCCGGCCGAGCAGTTGCCCAATTCCGACATGTTCCTGTTAGGTGTGCCAATGCTCAAGGCGCGGGCTGAATTGCTACAGGCCTCGGGGCCGAGTTACGACCTCGACTATGACCAAAACCGAGCCATGCTTGCGACGCTAAATGTTGGGCCTACATTGACGGCCCATTTCCAGACTTACCGCTACCTGCGTACCCCTGAAGAGCCGGTGAAACGCGACAGTCCGCGCCGAGCTTTCCTGATGATCATGTGGGGTGCCGTTGGCGCATTGGTAGGTGCTGGCATTGCATTGGCGAAACGCCGGAGCCGCACAGCCGCGTAACTCATTTAATAAAGACGATATTTCGTCTGGCCGGTAGGAACGCACCCGGCCTAACCGAAAAGAGAGACTCATTGTGAAAGTGTTGACCATATTCGGCACACGACCAGAGGCCATCAAAATGGCCCCTTTACTGCACGCGTTGGCTCAGGATGATGCCTTTGAGTCAAAAGTCTGCGTCACGGCGCAGCACCGTGAAATGCTCGATCAAGTCCTGCATCTGTTCGGTATCGTACCTGATTACGATCTTAATATTATGCAGCCAGGGCAAGACCTGACCGAAATCACCAGCCGCATTCTTCTGGGTTTAAAGCCAGTACTTCAGGACTTTAAGCCAGATATCGTTTTGGTCCATGGCGATACCACCACCACTTTTTCCGCCAGCCTGGCCGCGTTTTACCAGCAGATCCCCGTCGGGCATGTTGAAGCCGGTCTGCGCACCGGCGACCTCTCTTCGCCGTGGCCTGAAGAGGCGAATCGGCGGCTGACGGCGCACTTGGCGAAGTGGCATTTTGCCCCGACGGAGACCTCCCGCGCCAACCTGCTGCACGAATCTATTGATGCTGACGACATCTTTGTCACCGGTAATACGGTGATCGATGCCTTGCTGTGGGTTCGCGACCGCGTGCAGGGCGATGCGGCGCTGATCGAAAAGTTGGCGGCCCGCTATCCGTTTATCGATGAAAATAAGAAGCTTATCTTAGTCACCGGCCATCGTCGGGAGAGCTTTGGCGGCGGTTTTGAGCGGATTTGCAATGCGCTTGCCGACATCGCGTTGAAGCACCCTGAAGTGCAAATTGTCTATCCGGTCCATCTCAACCCGAATGTGAGTGAGCCGGTTAACCGCATCTTGCATGGCATTGATAATGTCATCCTGATTGAACCGCAAGATTATCTGCCTTTCGTCTATTTGATGGATAAGTCCTACCTGATCCTGACCGATTCTGGCGGTATTCAGGAAGAAGCGCCGTCGCTCGGCAAACCGGTGTTGGTCATGCGTGAGACGACCGAGCGGCCGGAAGCTGTCAGCGCGGGCACGGTCAAATTAGTCGGAACAGAAACGCAAAAAGTGATCGAAGAAGTGACCCGTTTGCTCAATGACGAAAATGCCTACCAAAGCATGAGCCGGGCGCACAATCCTTACGGCGACGGCGAGGCTTGCCGTCGTATTTTAGACGCACTGAAGAATTATCGAGTATCACCATGAGCTTCCATACGATTTCCGTCATTGGGCTGGGCTACATCGGATTGCCGACGGCCGCGGCCTTTGCTTCGCGCCAGAAAAAAGTCATTGGCGTAGATATCAACCAGCACGCGGTCGATACCATTAATCGTGGTGGCATCCACATCGTCGAGCCTGACCTCGACGCGCTGGTTAAGCAGGCCGTTGATGAAGGTTTCCTTGAAGCATCAACCCGCCCTTATCCTGCCGATGCTTTTTTGATTGCGGTGCCTACGCCGTTTAAAGGCCAGCATCAGCCGGACTTAAAATATGTTGAAGCCGCCGCGCGCTCCATTGCGCCGGTGCTGAAAAAGGGCGATCTGGTGATTCTCGAATCGACCTCGCCGGTCGGCACGACCGAGCAGATGGCCGAATGGTTGGCAGAGTGCCGCCCTGATTTGAGCTTCCCGCAGCAAGAGAGCGACCGCGCTGATATCAATATTGCCTACTGCCCTGAGCGCGTATTGCCCGGCCAGGTGATGGTTGAATTAATTAAAAATGACCGTGTAATTGGCGGAATGACCGCCGTTTGCTCTCAGCGCGCCTGCGATTTGTATAATATTTTCCTGCAAGGTGAGTGCGTGGTGACCAATTCGCGCACCGCCGAGATGTGCAAGCTGACTGAAAACAGCTTCCGTGATGTCAATATCGCTTTCGCCAACGAGCTGTCGCTGATTTGTGATGCGCAGGGTATTAATGTCTGGGAGCTGATTGCGCTGGCCAACCGCCATCCGCGCGTTAACATTTTGCAGCCCGGTCCCGGCGTTGGCGGCCACTGTATCGCGGTTGACCCCTGGTTTATCGTGGCGCAGAACCCCGAGCAGTCGAAGCTGATCCGCACCGCGCGCGAAGTTAACGACAGCAAGCCGCACTGGGTGGTGGATCGGGTGAAAGCTCAGCTTGCCGACTGCCTTACCGCCACCGGCAAACGGGCATCAGAGATTAAAATTGCCTGTTTCGGTTTGGCTTTCAAACCGAACATTGATGATCTGCGTGAAAGTCCGGCGGTGGAAGTCAGCAAACTTATTGCTGACTGGCACGCTGGTGAGACGTGGGCCGTCGAGCCTCACGTGCATCAGCTTCCCGCGTCGCTGAGCGACAAAGTTACGCTGCATTCATTGGACGACGCGCTGAAGCATGCCGATCTGCTGGTCATGCTGGTCGATCACAAAATCTTTAAAGCGATCCCCGCCGATCGGGTTAAACAGTCCTGGATTGTTGATACCAAAGGGGTTTGGCGCTGATCATCTTGGCCGGAGGTAAGCATGAGTCTTTGTGGAACGCTCGAATTTCTTGAATGGGAAAGCGATTTTTTCCATCTGCGAACGGCAAAGTTTCACGCTGACCCTGGCTCGCCTCCTCTGGACGTCGCGCACCTCTCAGGCTTTGAGTTGGTGCAGGCCAAGATAGGCGCGAATGACGTGGCGGCGCTGAATGCGCTTCAGGCCGCAGGTTTCCAGTTCGCCGAGGGCGAGATTGATGTTTGCATCGCGCTCAATGGTGGCACCGACTCCGTTAGCGCGGCTACCCCGGCCTTAGAATCCGATATCCCACAAGTCACCGCCGCCGCCTCGGCCGCGTTCACCCACAGCCGTTTCCGCGCTCCCTGGTATCAAGCCGGGGATAGCGCGCGTTTCTACGCAGTGTGGGCCGAGAAGGCCGTGCGAGGCACTTTTGATCATCAGTGTTTGCTGATTAAAAACGCGCAAGGTGACTTACAAGGCTTTGTCTCACTGCGAGAAATTGGGCCGGGTGAGGCGCGAATTGGCCTGCTGGCGGTGTTGCCCGAGTGGCAATCCTGCGGCATTGGCAAGCAGTTGATGGCCGCCGCCAAGCAGTGGTGTGTGGCGAAGGGTTTGTCGCATTTGCATGTCGCAACCCAAACGGGCAACGTCGCGGCCCTTAATCTCTATCTCGCCAGCGGAGGGAAAATCACCCGCTCGGCATATTGGTTGTACAGGTGAAAATATGATCCCTTTTAACGCCCCTCCGGTTTTCGGTACTGAGATTGATTACATGCGCTCGGCGATGAGCAGCGGGAAAATGTGTGGTGACGGCGGGTTTGGCCTGCGTTGCCAACAGTGGTTTGAGCAGCGTTTTGGCAGCGCGAAAGTTCTGCTGACCCCGTCATGCACTGCGTCGCTGGAGATGGCGGCGCTGCTGCTGGATATCAAAGAAGGCGACGAAGTGATCATGCCAAGCTTCACCTTCGTTTCCACGGCCAACGCCTTTGTGCTGCGCGGAGCGAAAATCGTCTTTGTCGATGTGCGCCCAGACACCATGAACATTGATGAAACGCTGATTGAAGCCGCGATCACTGACAAGACCCGCGTCATCGTGCCGGTGCATTACGCGGGCGTGGCCTGTGAGATGGACACCATCATGCAGCTGGCCGAGAAATATAACCTGTTCGTGGTGGAAGATGCCGCGCAGGGCGTGATGTCGACCTATAAAGGTAAGGCTTTGGGGGCGATTGGCCACATTGGCTGTTTTAGCTTCCATGAAACCAAAAACTACACGGCGGGCGGCGAGGGCGGGGCGACGCTTATCAATGATAAAGCGCTGATTGAACGCGCTGAGATCATTCGCGAAAAAGGCACTAACCGCAGCCAGTTCTTCCGTGGGCAAGTTGACAAATATACCTGGCGCGATATTGGCTCCAGCTACCTGATGTCCGACCTACAGGCGGCCTACCTGTGGGCGCAGCTGGAAGCGGCCGAGCCAATTAACCAGCGCCGTTTGGCCCTGTGGGATAACTACCACAGCGCCTTACAGCCGCTGGCACAGGCCGGGCGCATTACGCTTCCGGCCATTCCTGAGGGCTGTGTGCACAATGCCCACATGTTCTATCTGCGCCTGAACGATATCACCGACCGCGACGCCTTTATCGCCCATATGAAAGCGGCCGATATTCTGACGGTGTTCCACTATATCCCGCTGCACACCAGCCCTGCCGGGCTAAGCTTCGGCCGATTCAGTGGCGAAGACCGTTTTACGACGCCAGAAAGCGAGCGTCTGGTGCGTCTGCCGTTGTTCTATAACATGACCGACGACGTGCAGCAGACCGTGATCGCAACCATGCTGAAATACTTCGCCTGATATGTCACTGGCAAAAGCATCGGTATGGACGGCTGGCTCGACGCTGATAAAAATTGCGGCGGGCCTGCTGGTGGTCAAGCTGTTGGCAGTCGCCTTTGGCCCGAGCGGCGTGGGGCAGGCGGGGAATTTCCGCCAGATGGTGACGGTGCTCGGCGTGCTGTCCGGGGCCGGGATTTTCAACGGCGTCACCAAGTATGTCGCAGAGCACCAGCATGACCCTGCGCGCTTAAAGGAGGTACTGGGCACGGCTTCCAGCCTGATCCTGTTTTTCTCTACCGCGCTGGCCTTGGTGTTTCTGCTGGCCGCCGCGCCGATAAGCATCGGGCTTTTTGGTCACGACAGGTATCAATCGGTAGTGCGCGCCGTGGCTTTTATCCAGATGGGCATCGCCTACGCCAACTACTTCCAAGCCATCCTGAAAGGTTATCGGGACGCGCAAGGCAATGCGCTGGCGGTGATTGGCGGCAGTCTGATTGGCCTGCTGGCCTATTTACTCTGCTTCAAGCTCGGCGGCTATGAAGGCGCGTTGGCCGGGTTGGCGTTGGTGCCAGCTTTGGTGGTGCTGCCTGCTGGCGCGATGCTCTGGCGGCGTAAGCCTTTTCCTCTGCACTTCCTGCGTCTGGGTTTTGATCGCGCGATAGCCAGCCATCTGGGCAAATTCACTCTGATGGCCCTCATCACCTCAGTGACCCTGCCGGTAGCTTATGTGATGATGCGAAACCTGCTGGCGAAGTATTACAGCTGGGACGCCGTGGGGATCTGGCAGGGCGTGAGCAGCATTTCTGACGCCTATTTGCAGTTCATCACCGCCTCTTTTAGCGTTTACCTGTTGCCGACGCTGTCGCGGTTGACCGATAAACAGGCCATTTCACGCGAAATAGTGAAGTCGTTGAAGTTTGTCATTCCCGCCGTGGCCTGCGCCAGCTTTGTGGTTTGGTTGCTGCGTGACTTCGCGATTTGGCTGCTGTTCTCGCACCAGTTCACCGCCATGCGCGATTTGTTTGCGTGGCAGCTGGTCGGCGATGTGCTCAAAGTGGGCTCCTATGTGTTTGGCTATCTGGTGATTGCCAAAGCCTCTTTGCGCTTTTATATATTGACCGAGATTAGCCAATTCGCGCTGCTGACGGCGTTTTCCCACTGGCTGATCCCATTGAAGGGTTCTCTTGGCGCTGCGCAGGCCTACATGGCGACTTACATCGTCTATTTCACCCTGTGTAGCATCGTTTTTGTTATTTATCGTAGACGAGCATGACGACGCTGATTCACGTTTTGGGATCTGATATCCCGCACCATAATCTTACCGTTTTGCGCTTCTTCAATGATGTGCTGGCGGAGCAATTGCCGCCGGAGCAGGTTCGACGCTTTATGGTGGCGGCCGCCGATAAATCAGCCTTTGGCGAGTTTACCCGGCTGAATATCGAGGTCTATCAGGATAAGAAAGCGCTGGCGCAGGCGGTGATTGCCCAAGCGCAGGCTAACCGTCAGCAGAAGTTCTTCCTGCACGGGCAGTTCAACCCGACGCTGTGGCTCGCATTGCTCAGTGGCAAGATTAAAGCGCGTCAGGCGTGTTGGCATATCTGGGGCGCGGATTTATACGAAGCCTCTGGCAGCCTGAAATTCCGCCTGTTCTATCTGCTGCGCCGTTTGGCTCAGGGGCGCATTGGCCGCGTGTTTGGCACTCGCGGCGACCTGAATCACTATCACCAGCGGCACCCGCGCGTGGCGTCATCACTGCTCTATTTCCCGACGCGCATGGACCCGGCGCTGACCCAGCCAGCCGAACAGCCTGCGCCGTCCGGGCCAATGACCGTGCTGGTGGGCAACTCCGGCGATCGCAGTAATCGCCACATTGAAGCACTGAACTCGCTGCATCAGCAGTTTGGCGCGGAGATTAAGGTGATTATCCCCATGGGCTATCCGGCGGATAATCAGCAATACATTGAACAGGTTAGAGCCGCCGCGCTGGGCTTATTCCCGGCAGAGAATGTTGAGTTACTGACCGACGCCATGCCCTTCGATGCCTATCTCAACCTGCTGCGTCGCTGCTCGCTGGGCTATTTCATTTTCGACCGCCAACAGGCGATTGGCACTCTTTGCCTGCTGATTCAGTTCGGCGTGCCTTTTGTGGTCAGCCGTAAAAACCCGTTCTGGCAGGATCTGGCGGAGCAACACCTGCCGGTGCTGTTTTACGGCGATACCTTGGATAGCGCGACAGTGGCCGAGGCCCGCCGCCAATTACTCAGCGCCGATCGGCAGAATATCGACTTCTTCAACCCGAACTACATTGCGGGCTGGCAGCAGGCAATCGAGCTGGTTACAGGCGGAGCGGCATCATGACGCTGACCCAGTTTGGCGGTCTGAGCCTGGTTTACGCGCTCTCTCTGATTTTTATTCTGACGCTGACATACAAAGAGTTTCGCCGCGTCAGATTTAACTTCAACGTCTTCTTCTCCATGCTTTATCTGCTGACATTCTATTTCGGCTTCCCGCTGACCTGCCTGTTGGTGTTTCGTTTTGATGTCAAAGTGGTGCCGGTCGAGAATCTGCTGCAAGCTATGCTGGCGGCCACCTGCTTCTACGGCATTTACTACGTCTGCTACAAAACGCGCCTCAGGGCGAAGTCTGACAAGCCCCGCGTGCCAATTTTCACCATGAATCGGGTGGAAACCCACCTGACGTGGATGCTACTGGCGCTGGTGGCTATCGTGACGGTGTCTATCTTCTTCCTGCACAACGGTTTTCTGCTGTTTAAGCTTAAGTCTTACAGCCAGATCTTCTCCAGCGAAGTGTCGGGCGTGGCGTTAAAACGCTTCTTCTACTTCTTTATTCCCGCCATGCTGGTGGTCTATTTTCTGCGCCAAAACAGCCGCAGCTGGCTGTTCTTCTTGGTCAGCACCGTGGCTTTTGGGCTGCTCACCTATGTGATTGTTGGCGGCACGCGGGCCAACATTATCATCGCCTTCGCCTTATTCTTGTTTATTGGTATTGTGCGCGGCTGGATTTCCCTGTGGATGCTGGCGACGGCGGGCGTGATGGCGGTGGTCGGCATGTTCTGGCTGGCGCTAAAACGCTATGGCATGAATGTGAATGGCCCCGAGGCGTTCTACACCTTCCTCTATCTGACTCGCGACACCTTCTCCCCTTGGGAAAACCTCGGGCTGCTGCTGCAAAACTACGACAAAATCAGTTTTCAGGGGCTGGCGCCGATTGTGCGCGACTTTTACGTGTTTATCCCAAGCTGGCTGTGGCCGGAACGCCCGGCGGTGGTGCTGAACTCGGCCAACTACTTCACCTGGGACGTGCTGAATAACCACTCTGGTTTGGCGATTTCACCGACCCTAATTGGCTCGCTGGTGGTGATGGGCGGCGTGTGGTTTATCCCGCTCGGCGCGGTGGTGGTGGGGTTAATCATCAAATGGTTCGACTGGCTCTATGAGTTGGGCAAAGCCGAGACCAACCCCTATAAAGCCGCCATTTTGCAAAGCTTTTGTTTCGGCGCGGTATTCAATATGATCGTGCTGGCGCGCGAAGGGGTGGACTCTTTCTTCTCCCGCGTGGTGTTTTTCTGCATGATTTTTGGCTTGTGTCTGGTGGTCGCAAAATTACTCTACTGGATGTTTGATGCCATCGGGCTTATCCGCCCACGCCGCTTGCTTGACCATGCTTCAACTAAAGGGAACCCAACGACGCCCGCGTCGTCGCAGGAATATTCATGATTTCAAATAACAACATCCCAACGTATTCCATTCGCGGCATAAATTTATGCGGCTTTTACGATATGGACCACTTTATCAATTACCTGTTCGACGGTCCGCAGCTGAAAACTGGCTCTCTGGTGGCGATTAACGCCGAAAAAGTGCTGACCATGGAAAGCCGCCCCGACATCGCCGAGCTGATTAATCAGGCGGATTACAAATATGCCGATGGCGTCAGCATTGTGCGTTCTATTCGTCGGAAATACCCTGCAGCCAAGGTTTCGCGTATCGCAGGAGCCGACCTGTGGGAAGGCTTAATGCAGCGCGCCGGGCAGGAGGGGACGCCGGTATTTTTGATTGGCGGCAAGCCCGAGGTGCTGGAGCAGACCAAAGCCAAGCTGCGGGCGCAGTGGAACGTCAACATTGTTGGCAGTCAGGATGGATATTTTACGCCGCAGCAGCGCGAATCGCTGTTGGAACAGGTGAAAGCGTTACAGCCGGCAATTGTCACCGTGGCGATGGGGTCGCCAAAGCAAGAGATCTTGATGCGCGACTGCCAGCTTGTTCACCCTCAGGCCTTATATATGGGGATTGGCGGCACTTACGATGTGTTCACCGGCCATGTGAAGCGCGCGCCGAAAGTCTGGCAAAAGCTCGGCCTTGAGTGGCTGTATCGCCTGATTCGCCAGCCAAGCCGACTGGGCCGCCAATTAAAACTGCTCAAATATCTGCGCTACCACTACACCAACCAGCTCTAATTCCCGCTTTGCGTCGCGGTTTTTTCACTATCGCGGCGCGCCACCTCTCGTTTTTCCTGCCCATTTGCCGATTATTGCAGCGCCCGTTGTCAACCGAGGCGCAGCTTCTCAATTCGTGGTTTGCAACTGATCACAAAATGCGAAACCATACTGCCCGTTTTAACTCCCGAGCGGGAAAAGCAGACTATAAAAATAACATTCCGGGCAATCCGGAAGGCAAACACAATAACGATATCATTGAGGATTTATGGCAAGTAACGAGGAAAAAGGTGGTCTACACCGAGGGCTAGAAGCCCGTCATATAGAGCTGATTGCCCTGGGCGGGACGATCGGCGTGGGTCTGTTTATGGGGGCGGCGAGTACGCTGAAATGGGCAGGACCTTCGGTTTTACTGGCTTATATTCTGGCCGGGGTGTTCGTCTTCTTCATCATGCGCGCGATGGGCGAAATGCTGCATCTCGAGCCGGTCGCCGGTTCCTTTGCAGTTTATGCGCACAAGTATCTCGGGCCTTACTATGGCTATCTGACCGCGTGGAGCTACTGGTTCATGTGGATAGCGGTGGGCATCTCTGAAATCACGGCCATTGGCGTTTATGCGCAATATTGGTTCCCAGACTTACCCCAGTGGATACCGGCGATTGCCGCCGTGGCTATCGTCGCTGCGGCCAATCTGGCGGCGGTTAAGCTCTACGGCGAGTTTGAGTTCTGGTTCGCGCTGATCAAAATCACCACCATTATTGTGATGATCGTGGTGGGGCTGGCGGTGATTTTCTTTGGCTTCGGCAACCATGGCCAGCCCATTGGCTTTGGCAACCTGACGGCGCACGGCGGTTTCTTTGCCGGCGGCTGGAAAGGCTTCCTGTTCGCCCTGTGTATCGTGGTGGCGTCCTATCAGGGTGTCGAGCTAGTGGGTATCACTGCCGGTGAGGCCAAGAACCCGCAGGTGACGCTAAAGCGCGCCATCAATAACATCCTGTGGCGTATTCTGATTTTTTACGTCGGCGCAATCTTCGTCATCATCACTATCTTCCCGTGGAATGAGATGGGCACCCACGGTAGCCCGTTTGTGCTGACCTTCGCCAAAATCGGTATCACGGCGGCGGCGGGGATTATTAACTTTGTGGTGCTGACGGCGGCGCTGTCGGGCTGTAACAGCGGGATGTACAGCTGCGGGCGCATGCTCTACGCGCTGTCGAAGAATCGTCAGGTTCCGGCGTTTCTGGGGAAAGTGTCGAAAAGCGGCGTGCCGGTGCATGGCATCACAGTGTCTATCGCGGTGCTGGTGGTAGGGTCATGCCTGAATTACGTCATTCCCAACCCCGAGAAAGTGTTTGTGTATGTCTACAGCGCCAGCGTGCTGCCGGGCATGGTGCCGTGGTTCGTGGTATTGGTCAGCCAGCTGCGTTTTCGCGAGGCGCACAAAGAGAAGCTGAAAGACCATCCGTTTAAATCGATACTGTTCCCTTACGTCAACTATCTGACGCTGGCATTTTTGGCCTGCGTGCTGGTCGGAATGGCGATAAACCCCGATACGCGGGTATCTTTGCTGGTAGGCGGTATTTTCATCGCGGCGATCAGCTTGATATACTTCGGGCTGGGGATGCACAAGCGAGCATCTCTACC
This window harbors:
- the thrP gene encoding bifunctional threonine/serine APC transporter ThrP codes for the protein MASNEEKGGLHRGLEARHIELIALGGTIGVGLFMGAASTLKWAGPSVLLAYILAGVFVFFIMRAMGEMLHLEPVAGSFAVYAHKYLGPYYGYLTAWSYWFMWIAVGISEITAIGVYAQYWFPDLPQWIPAIAAVAIVAAANLAAVKLYGEFEFWFALIKITTIIVMIVVGLAVIFFGFGNHGQPIGFGNLTAHGGFFAGGWKGFLFALCIVVASYQGVELVGITAGEAKNPQVTLKRAINNILWRILIFYVGAIFVIITIFPWNEMGTHGSPFVLTFAKIGITAAAGIINFVVLTAALSGCNSGMYSCGRMLYALSKNRQVPAFLGKVSKSGVPVHGITVSIAVLVVGSCLNYVIPNPEKVFVYVYSASVLPGMVPWFVVLVSQLRFREAHKEKLKDHPFKSILFPYVNYLTLAFLACVLVGMAINPDTRVSLLVGGIFIAAISLIYFGLGMHKRASLPAESLK